The following are from one region of the Gammaproteobacteria bacterium genome:
- a CDS encoding MarC family protein: MNIYAQALMLWLIMDSVGNIPVFAAILNHIPAEKRKKIILRESLIALLVLFIFLFFGSLILNSMQLSHAALSISGAIILFLIAIKMIFPSPASKEQSFLADPFIVPLAIPLTAGPASMTMVMLLHTQYPNQIWASCAVILIAWFFTALFLYFGESLSRILGTRGLIAIERLMGMLLTTLAVQMLLNGVSLYIHT, from the coding sequence CTAATTATGGATTCGGTGGGTAATATCCCGGTTTTTGCGGCTATTCTCAATCATATTCCTGCTGAAAAGCGCAAAAAAATTATTTTGCGCGAATCGCTCATTGCGCTACTCGTGCTTTTCATTTTTCTTTTTTTTGGAAGCCTCATCCTGAATAGCATGCAACTTTCTCATGCAGCTCTCAGCATTTCTGGTGCGATTATTTTATTTTTAATCGCTATTAAAATGATTTTTCCTAGCCCAGCAAGCAAAGAACAGTCATTTCTTGCTGATCCTTTTATCGTCCCTCTGGCCATTCCCTTAACCGCTGGTCCAGCGAGTATGACTATGGTGATGTTATTGCATACACAATATCCTAATCAGATATGGGCAAGCTGCGCCGTCATATTAATTGCTTGGTTTTTTACTGCGTTATTCCTTTATTTTGGCGAATCATTAAGCAGAATTCTTGGGACACGCGGCCTTATTGCGATAGAGCGCTTAATGGGTATGTTGCTTACTACTTTAGCCGTGCAAATGCTGTTAAATGGGGTGTCGTTGTATATTCACACCTAA